One genomic window of Vicinamibacterales bacterium includes the following:
- a CDS encoding PQQ-dependent dehydrogenase, methanol/ethanol family: protein MSRSTLALTLAALVSAGTLALDAQVTSDRIVRAASEPQNWLTYGGTYSSQRYSTLDQITPANVGRLEMKWVLQNQVFGAWQSSPLVVDGVMYLTQRPNDAMAVDAKTGAMYWLYRHTPSEAAKVCCGANNRGLAILGDTLFMGTLDAHLIAIDRITGKALWNIAVADVNEAYSITLAPLVVKDKVLVGVGGGEYGIRGFVAAYDAKTGKEAWKFYTIPGPGEPGHDTWDGDDWAHGGAPVWVTGSYDPELNLTYWGIGNPGPDWNAKQRPGDNLYSDSAVALDADTGTLKWHFQFTPNDAYDYDSVQVPVLVDMPWKGVPSKLMLWANRNGYFYVLDRVTGKFLQGTPFVKVNWASGLDANGRPIQTPQPLGSPTYPGNQGGTNWYTPSFSPRTRLFYFSAWENYGSIYRPQESEYKPGQLFTGGGFSVVAPAPGAPTVGIGRRGPINNWTDEVGNGAVMAMDPTTGQVKWKFRQHDVSDAGMLTTASDLLFTGGREGHVMALDAKDGKLLWRSSLGGQIVMAPITYTVEGKQYVSVIAGNVLVTFGLRE, encoded by the coding sequence ATGAGCCGTTCGACGCTTGCCCTGACCCTGGCCGCTCTCGTCTCGGCCGGCACCCTGGCGCTCGACGCGCAGGTGACGTCGGACCGGATCGTGCGCGCCGCGTCCGAGCCCCAGAACTGGCTGACCTACGGCGGCACCTATTCCAGCCAGCGCTACAGCACGCTGGACCAGATCACGCCCGCCAACGTCGGCCGCCTGGAGATGAAGTGGGTGCTGCAGAACCAGGTGTTCGGCGCCTGGCAGTCCAGCCCGCTGGTAGTGGACGGCGTGATGTATCTCACGCAGCGGCCCAACGACGCCATGGCCGTGGACGCGAAGACCGGCGCCATGTACTGGCTGTACCGGCACACGCCGTCGGAGGCCGCCAAAGTGTGCTGCGGCGCCAACAACCGCGGGCTCGCGATCCTGGGCGACACGCTCTTCATGGGCACGCTGGACGCGCACCTCATCGCCATCGACCGCATCACGGGGAAGGCGCTCTGGAACATCGCCGTGGCCGACGTGAACGAGGCGTACTCGATCACGCTGGCGCCGCTCGTCGTGAAGGACAAGGTGCTCGTGGGCGTGGGCGGCGGCGAGTACGGCATCCGCGGCTTCGTGGCCGCCTACGACGCGAAGACCGGCAAGGAGGCCTGGAAGTTCTACACGATTCCCGGGCCCGGCGAACCCGGCCACGACACGTGGGACGGCGACGACTGGGCGCACGGCGGGGCGCCGGTGTGGGTGACGGGCTCCTACGACCCCGAGCTGAATCTCACCTACTGGGGCATCGGGAATCCGGGACCGGACTGGAACGCGAAGCAGCGTCCCGGCGACAACCTCTATTCGGATTCGGCCGTGGCGCTCGACGCCGACACGGGCACGCTGAAGTGGCACTTCCAGTTCACGCCGAACGACGCCTACGACTACGACTCGGTGCAGGTGCCGGTGCTGGTGGACATGCCGTGGAAGGGGGTGCCCTCCAAGTTGATGCTGTGGGCGAACCGCAACGGCTACTTCTACGTGCTGGACCGCGTGACCGGGAAGTTCCTGCAGGGCACGCCGTTCGTGAAGGTGAACTGGGCGAGCGGCCTGGACGCGAACGGCCGCCCCATCCAGACGCCGCAGCCGCTGGGCTCGCCGACGTATCCCGGCAACCAGGGCGGCACCAACTGGTACACGCCGTCGTTCAGCCCGCGCACGCGCCTCTTCTACTTCTCGGCCTGGGAGAACTACGGCTCCATCTACCGTCCGCAGGAATCGGAGTACAAGCCCGGGCAGCTCTTCACCGGCGGCGGCTTCTCCGTGGTGGCCCCCGCACCCGGCGCGCCGACGGTGGGCATCGGCCGCCGCGGCCCCATCAACAACTGGACCGACGAAGTGGGCAACGGCGCCGTGATGGCGATGGACCCCACGACCGGCCAGGTGAAGTGGAAGTTCCGCCAGCACGACGTGAGTGACGCGGGCATGCTGACGACGGCCAGCGATCTGCTCTTCACGGGCGGACGCGAGGGGCACGTGATGGCGCTGGACGCGAAGGACGGCAAGCTGCTGTGGCGGTCGTCGCTCGGCGGCCAGATCGTGATGGCGCCCATCACCTACACGGTGGAGGGCAAGCAGTACGTGTCGGTCATCGCCGGGAACGTCCTGGTGACGTTCGGGCTGCGGGAGTAG
- a CDS encoding protein kinase, whose amino-acid sequence MVGQTLGHYRILSPIGHGAMGQVFAAEDVRLGRRVAVKLLPPEACCDREAVERFQHEARIISSLNHPHICTLYDIGVHDGRQFMVMELLEGEPLDKVVARGPLPLTELLQIGADVAGALDAAHRQSVIHRDIKPANLFLTAASGVKVLDFGVAKLTDLAGANDTTRAGSDPQTALGTAVGTVAYMSPEQARGEPIDTRSDLFTLGVVLYEMATGRPPFRGATPAVVFEGILTKTPPPPSSLRVGLPPEFDRIVARALEKRPDDRYGSAADLRADLKRLEHDTEHEGAGTRVSLPIPAVPAGRGLRRWWWLGAPVATAAVVAGVVWWQAARTPALQSRDAVVLTALTNRTGDAMFDDTLREALAVQLGQSPYLALVPEQRVQATLRQMQRPADTVVDAAVGREVCQRVGAKAVLTSALASLGASYVITLRALDCVTGDPLAEQQAQAARKEDVLHQLGESTRMLRERLGESLASISRYDANVEEATTASLEALKAYSQGMIARRTEGDLAALPLFRRAVELDPDFALAHARLGTAYSNLGDADQTRAHTIRAFELRERVGQLERLYIEARYYDVVQHDEAKALEAYRVSIATYPSDHTSRVNAAAILMNRGEYEPATALLREATTLAPEEPLAGVNLGEVLLQTGRYDEARKELERVLQLRDDVLEHVVLMTAAIYSGDAELEARQRQWALAVDDHPQSASLLWQVALHRGRAADMERWLAGVERAFEGAGSSNVAGGARGRTAIALAAMGLGERARAALEPGPGHSEVPLGDRLGVAALLRDAEQARRLLPLALDEATRAGDDLAARSARALAEEAAGRSEAAATTLGPVARRMGHEGDVLLHGYLALQAGRLDDAAADFEWLRTGAGKTLTATHGLARYWRALALDRAGRTDEARQAYADFLEFWKTADAEAPIVVSAKTALARLGS is encoded by the coding sequence GTGGTTGGACAGACGCTCGGACACTATCGGATCCTCTCGCCGATCGGCCACGGCGCCATGGGCCAGGTCTTCGCGGCCGAGGACGTGCGGCTCGGCCGGCGCGTGGCCGTCAAGCTGCTGCCGCCCGAGGCGTGCTGCGACCGCGAGGCGGTCGAGCGCTTCCAGCACGAGGCCCGGATCATCTCGTCGCTGAACCACCCGCACATCTGCACGCTGTACGACATCGGCGTCCACGACGGCCGCCAGTTCATGGTGATGGAGCTGCTCGAAGGGGAGCCGCTCGACAAGGTGGTGGCCCGGGGGCCGCTGCCGCTTACCGAGCTCCTGCAGATCGGGGCGGACGTGGCCGGCGCGCTCGACGCCGCCCACCGCCAGAGCGTCATCCACCGCGACATCAAGCCGGCCAACCTGTTCCTCACCGCCGCGAGCGGCGTGAAGGTGCTCGACTTCGGCGTCGCCAAGCTCACCGACCTGGCCGGCGCCAACGACACCACGCGCGCCGGGTCCGACCCCCAGACGGCGCTCGGCACGGCCGTCGGCACCGTGGCCTACATGTCGCCGGAGCAGGCGCGGGGCGAGCCCATCGACACGCGCAGCGACCTCTTCACGCTGGGTGTCGTGCTGTACGAGATGGCCACGGGCCGGCCGCCGTTCCGGGGCGCGACGCCGGCCGTCGTCTTCGAGGGCATCCTCACGAAGACGCCGCCCCCGCCGTCGAGCCTGCGCGTCGGCCTCCCACCGGAGTTCGACCGGATCGTGGCGCGCGCGCTCGAGAAGCGGCCCGACGATCGGTACGGGTCCGCGGCCGACCTGCGGGCGGACCTGAAGCGGCTCGAACACGACACCGAGCACGAAGGCGCCGGCACGCGGGTGTCCCTCCCGATCCCTGCGGTCCCCGCCGGCCGCGGCCTGCGCCGCTGGTGGTGGCTCGGCGCGCCCGTGGCCACGGCGGCGGTCGTGGCCGGGGTGGTCTGGTGGCAGGCGGCCCGAACGCCGGCGCTCCAGTCGCGGGACGCGGTGGTGCTGACGGCCCTGACCAACCGCACCGGCGATGCGATGTTCGACGACACCCTGCGGGAGGCGCTCGCGGTGCAGCTCGGCCAGTCGCCGTACCTGGCCCTGGTCCCGGAGCAGCGCGTGCAGGCCACGCTGCGGCAGATGCAGCGGCCGGCCGACACGGTCGTCGACGCCGCGGTCGGCCGCGAGGTGTGCCAGCGCGTCGGCGCCAAGGCCGTCCTCACGAGCGCGCTCGCGTCGCTGGGCGCCAGCTACGTCATCACGCTCCGCGCGCTCGACTGCGTCACCGGCGACCCCCTCGCCGAGCAGCAGGCGCAGGCCGCCCGCAAGGAGGACGTCCTGCACCAGCTCGGGGAATCCACCCGGATGCTGCGGGAGCGGCTCGGCGAGTCGCTGGCCTCCATCTCGCGCTACGACGCCAACGTCGAGGAGGCGACGACGGCCTCGCTCGAGGCACTCAAGGCCTACAGCCAGGGGATGATCGCCCGGCGCACCGAGGGCGACCTCGCCGCGCTGCCGCTCTTCCGCCGGGCGGTGGAGCTGGATCCGGACTTCGCGCTGGCCCACGCGCGCCTGGGCACGGCCTATTCCAACCTCGGCGACGCCGACCAGACGCGCGCGCACACCATCCGCGCCTTCGAGCTGCGCGAGCGCGTGGGCCAGCTGGAGCGGCTGTACATCGAGGCGCGCTACTACGACGTGGTGCAGCACGACGAGGCCAAGGCCCTCGAGGCCTACCGTGTGTCGATTGCGACCTATCCGTCCGACCACACCTCGCGCGTCAACGCCGCCGCCATCCTCATGAACCGCGGCGAGTACGAACCGGCCACGGCGCTCCTGCGCGAGGCGACCACCCTTGCGCCCGAGGAGCCGCTGGCCGGCGTGAACCTCGGCGAGGTCCTGCTCCAGACCGGCCGCTACGACGAGGCGCGGAAGGAGCTCGAGCGGGTCCTCCAGCTGCGCGACGACGTCCTCGAACACGTCGTGCTGATGACGGCCGCGATCTACTCGGGCGACGCCGAGCTGGAGGCGCGGCAGCGGCAGTGGGCTCTGGCCGTGGACGACCACCCGCAGTCCGCCTCCCTGCTGTGGCAGGTGGCCCTCCACCGCGGACGCGCGGCCGACATGGAACGATGGCTCGCCGGCGTCGAGCGAGCGTTCGAAGGCGCCGGATCCTCGAACGTGGCCGGAGGCGCGCGCGGCCGGACGGCGATCGCGCTGGCGGCGATGGGGCTCGGCGAGCGGGCCCGCGCGGCGCTCGAGCCGGGGCCCGGCCATTCCGAGGTGCCGCTTGGCGACCGGCTGGGCGTGGCGGCGCTGTTGCGCGACGCGGAGCAGGCCCGGCGACTGCTGCCCCTGGCGCTCGACGAGGCCACACGGGCTGGCGACGACCTGGCGGCGCGGTCGGCCCGCGCCCTGGCCGAGGAAGCGGCCGGCCGCTCGGAGGCCGCGGCGACCACGCTGGGCCCGGTAGCCCGCCGCATGGGCCACGAAGGCGACGTCCTGCTGCATGGCTACCTCGCGCTGCAGGCCGGGCGGCTCGACGACGCCGCGGCCGACTTCGAGTGGCTCCGCACCGGGGCCGGCAAGACGCTGACGGCCACGCATGGGCTCGCCCGGTACTGGCGGGCGCTCGCGCTCGACCGCGCGGGCAGGACCGACGAGGCGCGTCAGGCCTACGCGGACTTCCTGGAGTTCTGGAAGACGGCGGACGCCGAGGCGCCGATCGTGGTCAGCGCCAAGACCGCGCTCGCGCGGCTAGGATCGTAG
- a CDS encoding DUF1801 domain-containing protein — protein MAPVSIDAYIAAAPADVQPVLTRIRQAVRRAVPDATECISYRMPALRRKRVCLYFAAFKKHIGVYPPVKGSATLQKRLARYRGPKGNLQFPLDEPMPYALIGQVAKVLARDYGG, from the coding sequence ATGGCCCCGGTCTCGATCGACGCCTACATCGCCGCCGCTCCCGCCGACGTGCAGCCGGTGCTCACCCGCATCCGTCAGGCCGTGCGCCGGGCCGTGCCCGACGCGACCGAGTGCATCAGCTACCGGATGCCTGCGCTCCGCCGGAAGAGGGTGTGCCTTTACTTCGCCGCGTTCAAGAAGCACATCGGCGTGTACCCGCCCGTGAAGGGCAGCGCCACGCTGCAGAAGCGGCTGGCCCGGTACCGCGGCCCGAAGGGCAACCTGCAGTTCCCGCTCGACGAGCCCATGCCCTACGCCCTCATCGGCCAGGTGGCCAAGGTGCTCGCCCGGGACTACGGCGGGTAG
- a CDS encoding c-type cytochrome gives MPIARHLGFLLLALSAGLGSAWAQDHTYSTADVTAGVRIYGAQCQLCHGPNGDMVNGVDLRRGRFKRAVTDEDLAKVLASGVGGGAMPAFSFSADETRAVIALIRAGFDPNGTAVKVGNIDRGRALFAGKGGCATCHRTGSTEPRTSAPDLSDIGAVRTPAALQRALLEPTTGMLPINRPVVYVLIDKSSVRGRRVNEDTFSVQLVTDSGELKTLEKSRISTVMLGKESPMPPATKALSPDEVADVIGYLLSLRGAQ, from the coding sequence ATGCCCATCGCCCGACATCTCGGGTTCCTGCTGCTCGCCCTGTCCGCCGGTCTCGGCTCCGCCTGGGCCCAGGACCACACCTACAGCACCGCCGACGTGACGGCCGGGGTCCGGATCTACGGCGCCCAGTGCCAGTTGTGCCACGGCCCCAACGGGGACATGGTGAACGGCGTGGACCTGCGCCGGGGCCGCTTCAAGCGGGCCGTGACCGACGAGGACCTGGCCAAGGTGCTGGCCAGCGGCGTGGGCGGCGGCGCCATGCCGGCCTTTTCGTTCTCCGCCGACGAGACGCGGGCCGTCATCGCGCTCATCCGCGCCGGCTTCGACCCGAACGGCACCGCCGTGAAGGTGGGCAACATCGACCGCGGAAGGGCGCTCTTCGCCGGCAAGGGCGGCTGCGCCACCTGCCACCGCACCGGCAGCACCGAGCCCCGGACCTCGGCGCCGGACCTGAGCGACATCGGAGCCGTCCGGACGCCGGCCGCGCTCCAGCGCGCGCTGCTCGAGCCCACGACCGGCATGCTGCCCATCAACCGCCCGGTGGTGTACGTCCTCATCGACAAGTCGTCGGTGCGCGGGCGGCGGGTGAACGAGGACACGTTCTCGGTCCAGCTCGTCACCGACAGCGGCGAGCTGAAGACCCTCGAGAAGAGCCGCATCAGCACCGTGATGCTCGGCAAGGAATCGCCGATGCCGCCCGCCACGAAGGCCCTGAGTCCCGACGAGGTGGCCGACGTGATCGGCTACCTGCTGTCGCTCCGAGGTGCGCAATGA